Part of the Salinimonas iocasae genome, TTGTCTGTTTTAAATGCATATTGCAACAAACCTTTAATATCGTCCATCAGGTCGATAAAAAGCGGATCCAGGTGACCAACCGTTGGTCGCGCCATAGCGTTAAGTACCCGCTGGCTGACATCCGAAGGACCGGGGCCCATCAGCGTGCGTTCAGGTGGGATAAAGGTGGCGTGATCCATAACTGTTCCTTAATACATTCAGACAAAAATTGATTGTGACAACATATGGGTAAAAGCTCAATGCAGCTATCTTCACTATCAATGCAGTGAATACCACTAAAAAACAACATGTTGATCCATAACGGCAGACTTGCGTAATGGAATTTGTGAATAAATTTTGTGCTTATTGAAGCGTGATTTTCGAAGTGATCGGACCGGCCCAGAAAACGCTTGTGGCCATGATGGTTTTGAAATACATTTGACTTATCAGGGTGTCAAAAAAAATTCATAAAAAATTGTTTATAAATTGAGCAATTGTGGTCTACTATTAATAGGCTGTAAACAATTGCATGTACTTCTCCCTTTGCAAAAGTTAGCGCACGGCTCAGCAATGAGCCATTCCCCTAGGCCCAGAACGCAAGTTCTGGGCATTTTTTATGGGCGACTAAAATTGTTATAAATAAGCAGCAGGATCGCGGGCCAGTTGCAGGTGCTCTACAAAGTGCTGACCATTTTCCACATAATGCGCTGCTGACTGTTCCAACATTTTTTCAACGTCTTTATCCAGGGTTTTAATAACTTTTCCAGGGGAACCGACGACCAGTGAATAATCAGGTATTTCCATATTTTCGGTGATTAACGTGTTCGCGCCAATCACGCAATACTTGCCGATACGCGCGCCGTTCAAAACCACCGCATTGATACCTATCAGGCTATAGTCGCCGATAGTGCAGCCATGCAACATAACTTTATGGCCAATGGTCACCCCGTTACCGACCTGTAGTTTTACACCGTGGTCGGTATGCAACACACTGCCATCCTGTATATTGGTTTTTTCACCAATAACGATGCTATCGCAGTCACCACGAATGACCGCGTTAAACCAGACACTGACATTAGCCTGAAGCGTAACATCACCAATGACATGTGCGCCGGGCGCTATGTAAACCTGCTCACCTACCTGCGGTTTTTTATCTTTCAGCTGATATATCATTCTCGTTATTTATCCTTTTTACGGATCATTCCTTCTTGCATGGTACTGGCGACCAGCTCCCCTGCCCGGTTAAATATCTGGCCCTTTACAATGCCCCGGCTGTTACCGGAAAACGGGCTTTCCATGGCATATAAAAGCCAGTCATTTAAATTTACCGGGCGGTGAAACCACATCGCATGATCGATGGTGGCCATACGAAGGCCTTTATCGGAAACTGCAATACCATGGGGCCGCAATGCGGTACTTAAAAAGTGGTAATCTGAGGCATAAGCCAGCGTGGCCTGATGCAACCCCAGGTTATCATCCATTTCGTCTCTGGCCTTGAGCCAGACATGGCGAACCGGCTCTCTGGCCTGAGCCTTAAAGGAGTTTGCTGCATCTACAGTCCGAATATCGATAGGCTTATGGTAGCTCAGTGCTTCCTGCATGCTGGTTGACAATTTTTCGTAGTTTTTCTCATAAAAAGTAATGTCCGAATCCAGCGATTCCGGGTCAGGCACGTCTGGCATTTCGGCGTACTGGTGCGTCATACCTTCTTCGACCGTCTGAAATGATGCAGTCATATAAAAAATATTTCGACCATCCTGAATCGCTTTAACCCGTCTGGCGGAAAAACTACGCCCGTCACGCACAACTTCCACATCGTATACAACGGGTTTCTTTGCGTCGCCTGGCAAAAGAAAATAGGTGTGAAACGAGTGAACGACACGATCATCATCAACCGTGTTATGTGCTGCGGCGAGCGCCTGACCCAACACCTGACCACCAAACAGGGCCCGAAACCCAAGATCCCAGCTTTGTCCCCGAAATAAACCTTTCTCGATGGACTCCAGTTCAAACAACGAGGACATTTTAACCTCAGACATGGTTTCTCTACTCCGTTTCACTAATAACTTTGGGATTGCGGGGATAATAACGTTCAGGTTGCTGTGCCCGGTGCTCAAAAAAGCGAGTATCTTTGTACGGTAGCTTCATAAAGCCGGAAATCCCCAGTCCCCGAATTTTCGGTACCGCTTCTACAATATCAGCCAGTAGCTGCTCAAACAGCGCCTTCTGACTATGGTCGAGTAGCATGTAATAACTATGAATTTTAAGATGGGCTGGTAACGCCTCAAAAATGATACATCCGGTGTGATGAATTGTATTTAGTTGCTCAAGGCGATGCATGATTGCATCGGGTAACTTAAGAAGCTCATCAGGATCTTCACCATCTTCAAAGTATGAATGCGTTCGACTGGTATCCTTTACTGCCGGTACGCGGGAAAGTTCAAAAGGAATCTCACAGGTAGCGTCAGGTATAAAGTTATCATCCTGCGATTCCCTTTCAATGTGTATCGTATCTTTTGCATTGAACATACAACATTTAAAAATTCCTGAGCGATGAACGGCCCGGGCCAGGTTGATGACATTATTCACCGACTGTTCAAATGCTGCCTGTCTGTTTTCATCGTACAGATTCAGGCTTGAATCGACATAAACCCCATCGGGTTCCCAGCGAATTGCCATCCCCCCCACGACCGGAAACTTGCCCAGTCTGCTTACTGCAGCGATAAAACCTTTTTCTGTTTCGCCCATGCCCATGAGGTAGTTTTTATAGTACCGCTCAAATTGCGCATCGTTAATGTATTTAAGCTGGGCATCCGCTTCAGGCGCGTGCTGGCGAAGATATGACTTACGCGAACTGTAAACAACCGTCTCAATATCCTTAGGCTCACTGCCTACCCAGACAGGTATCAAGGGGGCCAGTCTGACTGGCTTGTCATCGCCGAAAACCATTTGGTTTAACACGTGAAGATGAGCAAACAGGTAATCGGCCCCTGAGCGCTGCTCCTGTGGGTTATCGCTGAGCATATACGATAAAATATTAGCCAGCATTTTAGGTAAGCCAAGGGATTGTGGCGTTATCACTTTTCGGCCGAAGCGGCTTGATTGACCGGACGCCAGCGCGTAGACAGTACTGGCCAGACCCTGCTCATCGAACCTTGGTGAAGACAGCGCACCATTTAACTGCTCATCACCAATAAAGTAGACATCACCCAGGCGCGCGTTGGTTTGCTGCATATCTGAAGACATCAGGTCCATTACATTTGAAACCACAAACTGCCCGTCATTGTCCAGTTGAGCAAACACCGATGACCCCCAGTCTATCAACTGCACACGCTCACTGATTGGATCCCAGACAAGATTGGAAGGTTTGATGTCGCCATGAACAATCGGCTTAGGTTCTTTTTGCTGTGTATTAGTGCGCAAAGCGATAAGGATGCGCGCCAGCTGTACTGTAATTTTAACGATAATCCGTGCTGGTAGCGGACCAGCCTGAAGGCTCAGTTGCTCAAGATCGTCGCCTTCTGCGCGCTGCATAACTAATATTGCCTGTTTTCTTACCTGTTGAAATGCAATAAGCGGCGGAACATTCGGATGACTGACCTGAGACAACATAAATGCCTCATCTTCAAGCCGGTCTCTGACATGCTGCGGCAGGGTGATTCTGGAAAACTTGAAAACATGTCGGGCACCGGACTCGGCATTTCCGGCAAACACAAAGCCGAACGCTCCCTTTCCTATTAAGCCAATGTCGGTATAACCAAGCTGCGAAAGCTGCTCAATACACAGGTTGACCCAGTCTTTAAGCTTTTTTGCATCAGCGTGACTGAGCAGGTAAATCGACTGCTCTTCAGGAATATAAAAGTGTTTGAGTGCGCCGGCGTGGTCAGTCATGCTTCCTCTTGTTTTAACCATTCAAGAGAAAAGCCGGCTTCGGGGCCCATCGCCTTGCACACTTCTTTCATTGACTGAGTAAGGTGCTCATCAAGCTGCCAGGCTGGATTAATAATGCATACGCCTGATCCATACATGCCGGCATCATGTGTATTTTCAGTTATTGTGAATTCTGCTTTGAAGCAGTTTTTACCTAAAGCTGAAATTTCGTGCACCATGTTCAGACACAACTCAGCTTTTTCCTTTGCGCGCTCAGACAGAAGCGGATACCACACGACAACCTGCGCATTCTGCCAGCGTTGAAACACGGCTTTTAAGGTATCTGCTACCTGTTTATATTCATTTTTTACTTCGTACGGGGGGTCGATAAGTATTGCGCCACGATTTGGCGTCGGCGGTGTCATGGCGACCAGTCCTTCTAACCCGTCACGATGGTGTAGATGAATACTACCGCTTTGACCTTGTGCAGTGGTAAACGGGGCAAGATTGGTCTGTAATGCAGGAAACTCAGAAGGATGCAATTCCATCATATGTGCTGCGTCCTGGCCCCGCATTGTCCGGACAGTCAATCCTGGTGAACCGGGATAAATACCAGCTTCTATCATCGGTGTCACCACCGACATATAATCTGAAAGCAGCGCACTGGCTGGCTGAACATTCTCTAACCTGGTAATACCGCTGTCATACTCGCGATTAAGCTGTGCCTGGTCGCTATTAAGCGCGTACTGGCCTGCACCGGCGTGTGTATCAAATACAACAAAAGGTTTGGTTTTGCGTTTCAGATGAGAAATAACACCCAACCATGCCAGGTGTTTAAGAATATCGGCATGATTGCCTGCATGAAAAGCGTGACGGTAACTAAGCACAAAAATCCCTGCGAGTAAGCATATTTCGCTATATTACCTTTGCCGGGGGGTAAATACCAAGAGCACATATTGAAATGCACTCCTGGTATTTTACAGACTACCTTAAATGCATAAGCATACTGGTAGGATTCGACAGATAGCTACACCAAAGGTTATTAAACTTAACCATGGTAGCACCGTCGATGATACGGTGATCGCCCGACCAGTTTACCTGCATAAGATGCTGAGCGTTGACATTGCCGTTTTCGTCAAAGCGCGGTAGCTTTTGTGTTTTACCCAGCGCCACAATGGCTGCCTCAGGCTTATTAATGACAGGCGTTGCCGTCATTCCGCCAATTGCACCAATATTTGAGATGCTGATAGTGCCGCCTTTGAGCATATCGCCGCCGAGCTTTCCTTCTCTGGCTTTGTCGATAATATCCTGCATTTGCTGAGCAATCTCAAACAAACTCAGATCCTGAACCCGCTTAATATTAGGCACAAGCAAACCAATTTTTGAATCAACCGCAAAGCCAATATTATGATCATCGAAGTAGGATAACTCCGTAGCATCATCGTTTAGCTGGCTGTTTATAATTGGGAATTCAGTTAGCGCAAGCGACAGGGCTTTGACGAAAAATGGCATAAAGCTAAGCTTTACATTCTTTTCAGCAAAGACCGGTTTTAAGTCACTGCGCAAGGCCATCAGCGCATCCATCTGCAATTCATCACTGACCGTAAAGTGAGGAATGGTTTGCACTGAAGCAGTCATTTGTTTGGCCATCGCTGCGCGGATACCTTTTACAGGCTCTGTCGTGACGCCACCTGACTGCTTTGCAGGCGCTTGTTCAGGTTTCTCTGAAGACCCACTATCCTGCTTGCCAGTAACTTTTGCTGAACCGCCGTTATCAAGCACATCCTGCTTGAGGATTCGGCCTTTTTTACCCGAACCCTCGACCTTTGTAAGGTCGATGTCTTTTTCTCTGGCTACGCGGCGAACTGCCGGACTTGCTAATACTCGCCCGGGGATTTCAACAGGTGGTTCAAAGTCGCCATCCGGCCATTTTTGATTCTGCTCTGATGGAGCCTTCCCGGTTTCGCGTGCTGCCGCTGACTTATCCGCGCCGGTATTTTTTGCCGCCCCGGAATCTGAGTCAGAGGAGTTACCCGATGCACTGTCGCTATCACCTTCAACTACCAGGGCAAACAAAGGTGCGTGAACTTTCGCGATGTCGCCCTGTTTATAATAAAGCTCATGAACTTCGCCGGCGTGTTTGGCCGGTATTTCAACCATCGCTTTGTCAGTCATAACTTCAACAACAGGCTGATCTTCGGCGATGGTATCGCCTTTAGCAACGTGCCACTTAACAATCTCGCACTCGACGATGCCCTCGCCTATATCAGGCAGGATAAAGTCTTCGATCTGGCTGCTCGCACCTGATGATTCCTTCGCCTTGTCCTGAGCAGCGTTATTCTCGCGGCCAGGTACTTCTTCTTCTGCTGCAGGGGCTTGCGAACTATCCTCTGATGAAGGTGCCGGCGCGCTGTCTGCGCTTGCATCACCTTCAATTTCCATAGCAAAAAGTGGCTCGTGCACCTTGGCAATATCGCCGACCTTATAATGCAGCTTTTTCACTACACCTGCATGCATTGCCGGGATCTGTACGGTTGCCTTATCAGTCATAACCTCGGCAACCGGCTGATCTTCTTCAATGGTGTCACCTTCGGCAACCAACCATTCGAGCAATTCACACTCTACAATTCCTTCACCGATATCCGGTAAAATAAATTCTGTTGTCATTCCGGGCCCCTAGTACTTCATTGTACGTTTGATGGCTTCGTATGTTTTAAGCTCATCTGGCATATATTCTTTTTCGTGCGCCAATGGGTACGGTGTATCCAAACCACATACGCGCGCAATAGGTGCTTCTAAATATAAGAAACAACGGTCCTGAATAGTTGCTGCCACCTCGCTGGCAAACCCACCTGTCAGTGGCGCTTCGTGGTTGATAAGCAACCGACCGGTCTTCATCACTGATTCTGCAACAGCATCAGCATCCCACGGCAGTATTGAGCGAAGATCGATAATTTCACAGGAAACACCGTCTTCCAGTGCCATATCTGCAGCCTTTTGCAGAATTTCAATCTGTGCACCCCAGCCAAGTAGTGTGATATCACTCCCTTCCTGTACGGTATCAGCCTTACCTAAAGGCAGTTCATAATCTTCTTCAGGTACATCGCTAACCGATGCACGGTATAAGCGCTTGGGCTCTAAAAACAGTACCGGGTTGTCGTCCCGTATGGAGGCCAATAACAAGCCTTTTGCCTGATAAGGATTACGAGGAATAACTATCTTCAGACCCGGGCAGTGGGCAAAAAATGCTTCTGGCGACTGGCTGTGATAATGACCACCAGCGATGCCACCACCGTACGGTGTGCGGATAGTCAGCGTACCACAAGAAAACTGGCCACCTGAGCGATAGCGGAATTTCGCCGTTTCGTTCACAATCTGGTCGAATGCCGGGAAGATATAGTCACCGAACTGAATTTCGGCAACCGGCACAGAGCCCTGAGACGCCAGACCGTTTGCAAAACCAATGATGCCCTGCTCGGTCAAAGGTGTATTAAAGCAACGATCGCGACCGTATTTTTCCTGAAGGTTACTGGTGGCACGGAATACGCCGCCAAAATGGCCCACGTCTTCACCAAAAACCATAACTCGCTCGTCCTGATCCATAACGGTAATCAAGGCGCTGTTTATTGCTTGTAAAAGATTCATTTTCGCCATTACTTCACTCTCCCTGATGTTTTCGGATAGGCGTCAGGATACTGGCGGATATGGTCTTTAAGATTATCCAGCTGATCTTTCAAATGCCAGGGCACTTCGTCATAGACGTCGTTAACGATGTCTTCGATAGGATTAACTGAGACTTTCTCTGCTTCTTTAAGCGCTTTAAGCACTTCCTGGCGTGTCTCATCAATCAGTTGCTTATTAGCGGCTTCGTCATACCAGCCTTTTTGCTGCAACCATTTAGCCATACGCTGAATCGGATCCTTAGCGCGCCATTTATCTTCTTCTTCACGCGAACGGTAACCTGTAGGATCATCAGAGGTAGAGTGCGCAGCAAGACGGTAAGTCATTGCCTCTATCAATATCGGGCAGCGCTCTTCCAAGGCCAGCTCACGGGCACGTTTGGTAGCCGCAAATACCGCCAGAGGGTCGTTACCATCTACCCGAATCGTTTTAACACCATAACCCAGCCCGCGTGATGCGATGCCGTCACCGGCAAACTGTTCATCAGCAGGTGTTGAAATGGCATAACCATTATTCCGACAGAAGAAAATGACCGGGCATTTCAGCACGGCAGCCATATTCAGGCCTGCATGAAAGTCGCCTTCAGAAGCAGCACCTTCACCAAAATAGCAAATGGTAACGGCGTCATTTCCGGCCATTTTCTGACCGTATGCATAACCTGCAGCCTGTGGAATTTGTGTGCCCAGCGGAGAAGAAATGGTCATAAAGTTAAGCGCTTTATCACCATAGTGAATAGGCATCTGGCGACCCTTGTTAGGATCTTTTTCGTTGCTGAACATCTGGTTCATAAACTGAGAGGTTGTGTAACCTCTATATGCCAGTGCGCCCTGCTCTCTGTATTGTGACATGATCATATCGTCAGGCGATAACGCAGCGGCACTGCCTACTGCAGCGGCTTCTTCACCGGTAGAGGCCAGATAAAAACTGATACGACCCTGTCGTTGTGCACCGATCATACGTTCGTCAAGCACCCGGATATATTCCATGGTGTCATACATTTTACGGGCAACATCTTCGCTCAGCGCGGGTTCCTGTGCCTCATCGTGCAGCGTGCCATCAGGCTTTAGAATTTGCAGCATGGGTATATCAATCAGGCCATTTTCAATAATATGTACCTGATGGGTGGTTTCTACCCGTGCCAGATGATTTCTGTCTTGCACTATGAATCCCTCTTGTTGAGTTGAGGTAAAAAACGAATAGGTAATGGTGGTCTATGCTAGAGCATGTTCGATTCACAGACCTTGCTATTTACGAATCGAATCGCGGCAAAAGAAAATACTTTATCCTTTTATAATGGGCTTAATTAGGATTAACGTCCTAAAAAATTAACTACCCATTAAACTATCTCCATATTATTTAACATTTTCATCCTTTTTTGCATGAATACGGTAATGTAATCAATCCCGGTTAATTTGATGTTGGATTATTCATCAACTATTAATGTTTGAACTGGTATAGTGAAATGATAATCGATTCATCAGTTTATGGAGTTGCATTTTGACGTCGATGATGACCACCTTAGCGAGCCTGTTACTTACTGTCGGTACCGCAGGAAGCGTTGCCGCACAGCCTGGCGAATTCAAACCTTTGCAGCCTGTCTCAGAAGGTAAACCGACCAGTTTCAACCAGGTACGGTCAACCAGCACCGTAGAAAACGCCGGTTCCCGAGTTTATATTGTCCGATTTGACGGTCCCTCGGCTGTGCAATATCACCAGAACATTGTGGGTGCGCAAAAAAATCAGCTGAGCGCATTAGTCCCTTACACCTCGTCTGAGTCTGTTCATCAAAACCGTAATGTGGTCGAGTACGTTAACACGCTTAAACAGGAACAAAAGCAGATAATTGATATTATGTACCGCAAGGTGGGTAACTTCAAAGTGCTTAGTCATTATCACTATGCAATAAACGGTATCGCTATAGAAGCCAGTGATGAACAAGCCCGTATGCTGCGCAATATCGCAGGTATTTCAGAAGTAGAGGCTGATAAAGTTCGCTCGCTTAACACTGATACCGGGCCGCTGCTAATCGGGGCAGATAACATATGGGCCGGATCTGCAGGTAATACCTCAGCCACACTGGGTGAAGGTATCACAATAGCGATATTGGATACCGGCATTAACACTGACCACCCTTCCTTTGCAGATATTGGCGACGATGATTATAACCATTCCAACCCGTTAGGCTCCGGCAACTATCTGGGCGATTGTGCCAATGGATTTGCGCAGTTATGTAACGATAAACTTATCGGCGTGTACAGTTATTCTGCAATAACAGAGGTCTATACTGACACCGAGGTCTTTGAAACAGCCCTTCCGGCCAATGGTGAAGACTACAATGGGCATGGTACACACGTAGCAGCCATTGCTGCAGGTAATATTTTAAGAGATGTTGCTGAAGTATTGCCAGATGCCGGGGAAACACAAAGCGACGGTATTGAATCGGGCTTTGTCTATGAGCAAATTTCTGGCGTGGCGCCCCATGCCAATGTTGTGTCTTTCCAGGTATGTCTGCCTGGCGAGGATGATGATACCTACAATGGCTGTTACGACTCAGTCATTGCAAAAGCTATAGAAGATGCTATCGCCTCTGGCGTGGTGGATGTTATTAACTTTTCAATATCCGGTGATGGTGATCCCTGGACCGGTGCAGTCAATGAAGCCTGGCTTGCCGCTCACAGTGCCGGTATTTTCACCTCACATTCGGCCAGTAACTCGGGGCCCGATGATTTTACAACAGAAAAGCAATCTCCGTGGATGACCGTTGTCGGTGCTACTACGCACGGGCGTTTGGTCGATTATGAAAAGCAAATTCAGAACTTTTCAGGTGGAACCATCACCCCGGCGCCGATGACCGGTTCCAGCAATACCGGGCAAATACGCGCACCGGTTATTTACGCCGGCGACGTGCCAAACCCCAATGACCCGGGTAATGATCCTGCACAATGTCTTCAGCCCTATCCTGATGGTACATTTGATGGCGAGATAGTCGTTTGTGACAGAGGGGATATCGCGCGCATTGATAAAGCAAAGCATGTCGCGGCCGGTGGTGCAGGCGGATATGTACTGGCGAATGTAGAGGGCGGCGCCACTAATCTTGCGAACGATACTTACGTGATTCCCGGAATCCATATTGATGCACAGGATGCTGAAAGACTAAAGAGCTGGCTGGCGTCAGGCAGTGGCCATGTTGCAACGATAACGGCTGCTGATGGCGGTATTTCAGTCGATCCCGATGCTGCTGATATCGTTGCTGACTTTTCATCTCGCGGTCCAAACTCACTCATCAGCACACTTACGCCTCATTTGACTGCACCGGGTGTTGATATCTTTGCTGCGTTTTCTGACGAGCATTATGGGCATGATGTCACAGGCCCTGCTCCGGCTGACTTTGCGTATTTATCGGGTACCTCAATGGCTAGCCCGCATGTTGCCGGTTCAGCTGCGCTGATTAAATCCGCACACCCTGAGTGGACACCCGATGAAATTCGCTCCGCCATGATGCTAACCGCGCAGACCGAAGTGCAGACTGGTAACAGCGGCCGTGCCGCCAGTTGGTTTGATATGGGTGCCGGCCGTGTTCAGGTAGATGCCGCGATTCAAAGCTCACTCGTTATGAACGAAACCACTGCCCGCTACCGCAACGCTGATCCGTCACTGGGTGGTGAACCACGTAGCCTGAACATGCCATCAGTAATAGACAGTGAGTGCTTTAATCGTTGTAGCTGGCAGCGCACCGTAACAGCAACCCGTGATGGTACCTGGACTGTCCAGGCAAGTAGTGAGGATAGCAGTTTTGATGTATCAGTTTCGCCATCTTCCTTCTCACTGGCATCGGGAGAGTCACAAACGCTTACCGTTGAAATGAATACCGAGTCGCTGAGTAATAATCAACGCGGCATTGGTCAGATCTTGCTAACCGGAAACGACAATTCCGTCCTTCATATCCCTGTGGTGGCCTTTGCCAGTAACGGCACCATTCCGGATGCAATTGATATCGAAGCACATCGTAACTTTGACAGTTTGCTGGTTGAAGATGTTTATACAACGGAAATCAGTCAGTTCACGGTTTCTTCCTACGGTTTTACCCCAGCAACAAAAACGGTCGAAACACTTGCCCCGGATTCAGATAACAGTGAGTTACTTGACGACACCAGTGATGGTGTGTACTTGTTGCCACTCACACTGACCAGCTCAGATATACGCCTTGTAGCAGAGATTACTGACTCCAGTGCCGATGACATGGACCTGTTTGTGATACACGATAAAAATCAGAATGGCATACCAGAAGCATCTGAAATTATTGCTGAAAGTACGTCTTTTAATGTGACAGAGTATATCAGCCTGGAGCGCCCTGAACCGGGCGATTACTGGGTAGCGGTTCAAAACTGGGCTGGCTCGGGTGCCTCACAGGATGACTTTACACTGTTTACCGGCGTACTGGACAGCACGCTTAAAACCAACCTGGTAGTTGAAGGCCCCGATTCTGTAGCAGCTGAAGAAGAATTTGATTTACGACTAACCTGGGCACTTCCTGATGCTGTCATTGGTGATCGGTTCTACGGTGCCTTTGCTCTTAGTAGTGATGCCAATGCGATTGGTGATGTAAGTTTTAGTACTGTTGACCTGGTCAGAGATCGGGATGATGTTTATCTGACATCTGAATCGCCGGCCAGAGTCACTGAAGGCGATATCATTCCCTTTACGGTAAATGTCATTACCAACGATACAAACCAGGATCGTAATTATCTGATTGAAGTAACGATGCCTGATTCGCTGGCGCTGGATACCAGCAGTGTTACCGGCGCATCGTCGGTCACTGAAAACCAGATTGTCTGGGAGGTTTTGCAGACAGCGGTAGAAACACCAGAGCGGCAGGTTGCAGTTACAACCGCCGCCACCGACTTACAATGCCAGGAAAGTGCCGATCAAATAACGCCATTCTTTTCCTGGGCCCCTGAGGTGCCGGATGACCAGCAATATAAAACGTTCCGGACGCCTGTATCGTATCTCGGCCAGTCACTGACACATTTGACTGTCACTCAAAACGGTAAAGTAAGTTTTGACCCTACACTTTCCCTGCAGGATATCGAACAGAGCGAAACGGAGACTCTCACTGCTACACGCCAGATCAGCCCGTTTTATTTACCTTCTGAAGCAGCCAGAAGTATCGCCACTCGCGTGCTTAACAACGAGCAGCGAGCGTCAGTTATCCAATGGCATGATACGCAATCTGAGCATAAAGTAGCTTTGTTATTGCGACCCGGTGACGATGCGTCGGTACCATCAATGGTTATGGCCTATGACGGCGCGCATTCCCAGGGGCCCGCTTTTGCGGTGAACAATGGAAAATCGTTGTGGCAGACTTCTGCAGCGTCGGGTATGCAGCGTGAGGCAGTTTGTGTTTATCCACTCGATGCATCAGTTCAGGTTGTTGCCCAGCTGCAGTTTGAGGCACGGGTAACAGATGCGGCGTCACCCGGTCTATTTGATATTCAGGTGGTATCAGACATTACCAATGTAC contains:
- a CDS encoding alpha-ketoacid dehydrogenase subunit beta produces the protein MAKMNLLQAINSALITVMDQDERVMVFGEDVGHFGGVFRATSNLQEKYGRDRCFNTPLTEQGIIGFANGLASQGSVPVAEIQFGDYIFPAFDQIVNETAKFRYRSGGQFSCGTLTIRTPYGGGIAGGHYHSQSPEAFFAHCPGLKIVIPRNPYQAKGLLLASIRDDNPVLFLEPKRLYRASVSDVPEEDYELPLGKADTVQEGSDITLLGWGAQIEILQKAADMALEDGVSCEIIDLRSILPWDADAVAESVMKTGRLLINHEAPLTGGFASEVAATIQDRCFLYLEAPIARVCGLDTPYPLAHEKEYMPDELKTYEAIKRTMKY
- a CDS encoding dihydrolipoyllysine-residue acetyltransferase, translating into MTTEFILPDIGEGIVECELLEWLVAEGDTIEEDQPVAEVMTDKATVQIPAMHAGVVKKLHYKVGDIAKVHEPLFAMEIEGDASADSAPAPSSEDSSQAPAAEEEVPGRENNAAQDKAKESSGASSQIEDFILPDIGEGIVECEIVKWHVAKGDTIAEDQPVVEVMTDKAMVEIPAKHAGEVHELYYKQGDIAKVHAPLFALVVEGDSDSASGNSSDSDSGAAKNTGADKSAAARETGKAPSEQNQKWPDGDFEPPVEIPGRVLASPAVRRVAREKDIDLTKVEGSGKKGRILKQDVLDNGGSAKVTGKQDSGSSEKPEQAPAKQSGGVTTEPVKGIRAAMAKQMTASVQTIPHFTVSDELQMDALMALRSDLKPVFAEKNVKLSFMPFFVKALSLALTEFPIINSQLNDDATELSYFDDHNIGFAVDSKIGLLVPNIKRVQDLSLFEIAQQMQDIIDKAREGKLGGDMLKGGTISISNIGAIGGMTATPVINKPEAAIVALGKTQKLPRFDENGNVNAQHLMQVNWSGDHRIIDGATMVKFNNLWCSYLSNPTSMLMHLR
- a CDS encoding gamma carbonic anhydrase family protein; this translates as MIYQLKDKKPQVGEQVYIAPGAHVIGDVTLQANVSVWFNAVIRGDCDSIVIGEKTNIQDGSVLHTDHGVKLQVGNGVTIGHKVMLHGCTIGDYSLIGINAVVLNGARIGKYCVIGANTLITENMEIPDYSLVVGSPGKVIKTLDKDVEKMLEQSAAHYVENGQHFVEHLQLARDPAAYL
- a CDS encoding 23S rRNA (adenine(2030)-N(6))-methyltransferase RlmJ, which codes for MLSYRHAFHAGNHADILKHLAWLGVISHLKRKTKPFVVFDTHAGAGQYALNSDQAQLNREYDSGITRLENVQPASALLSDYMSVVTPMIEAGIYPGSPGLTVRTMRGQDAAHMMELHPSEFPALQTNLAPFTTAQGQSGSIHLHHRDGLEGLVAMTPPTPNRGAILIDPPYEVKNEYKQVADTLKAVFQRWQNAQVVVWYPLLSERAKEKAELCLNMVHEISALGKNCFKAEFTITENTHDAGMYGSGVCIINPAWQLDEHLTQSMKEVCKAMGPEAGFSLEWLKQEEA
- the tesB gene encoding acyl-CoA thioesterase II produces the protein MSEVKMSSLFELESIEKGLFRGQSWDLGFRALFGGQVLGQALAAAHNTVDDDRVVHSFHTYFLLPGDAKKPVVYDVEVVRDGRSFSARRVKAIQDGRNIFYMTASFQTVEEGMTHQYAEMPDVPDPESLDSDITFYEKNYEKLSTSMQEALSYHKPIDIRTVDAANSFKAQAREPVRHVWLKARDEMDDNLGLHQATLAYASDYHFLSTALRPHGIAVSDKGLRMATIDHAMWFHRPVNLNDWLLYAMESPFSGNSRGIVKGQIFNRAGELVASTMQEGMIRKKDK
- a CDS encoding protein kinase domain-containing protein; this translates as MTDHAGALKHFYIPEEQSIYLLSHADAKKLKDWVNLCIEQLSQLGYTDIGLIGKGAFGFVFAGNAESGARHVFKFSRITLPQHVRDRLEDEAFMLSQVSHPNVPPLIAFQQVRKQAILVMQRAEGDDLEQLSLQAGPLPARIIVKITVQLARILIALRTNTQQKEPKPIVHGDIKPSNLVWDPISERVQLIDWGSSVFAQLDNDGQFVVSNVMDLMSSDMQQTNARLGDVYFIGDEQLNGALSSPRFDEQGLASTVYALASGQSSRFGRKVITPQSLGLPKMLANILSYMLSDNPQEQRSGADYLFAHLHVLNQMVFGDDKPVRLAPLIPVWVGSEPKDIETVVYSSRKSYLRQHAPEADAQLKYINDAQFERYYKNYLMGMGETEKGFIAAVSRLGKFPVVGGMAIRWEPDGVYVDSSLNLYDENRQAAFEQSVNNVINLARAVHRSGIFKCCMFNAKDTIHIERESQDDNFIPDATCEIPFELSRVPAVKDTSRTHSYFEDGEDPDELLKLPDAIMHRLEQLNTIHHTGCIIFEALPAHLKIHSYYMLLDHSQKALFEQLLADIVEAVPKIRGLGISGFMKLPYKDTRFFEHRAQQPERYYPRNPKVISETE